A window of the Hypomesus transpacificus isolate Combined female chromosome 22, fHypTra1, whole genome shotgun sequence genome harbors these coding sequences:
- the slc25a46 gene encoding solute carrier family 25 member 46 — translation MTSRRPDSFDGLGYRGREDPAYSGGYTGRSFNNSSSVDLQQWVTTPPDIPGSRNLHFGDRTPQSETVPAGPGGGAEDTQPSAPPAEQLNRFAGFGIGLASLFTENVLAHPCIVFRRQCQVNYHARCYHLSPLTAMSVMYNVTKTQGPKALWKGMGSTFVVQGVTLGTEGIISECTPLPRELSHKWNPKQVVGHLVLKGLTYVVAMPFYSASLIETVQSEIIRDNPGILDCVKEGVGRVMGMGIPHSKRLLPLWALIFPTVLHGVLHYIVSSSVQKLVLFLLRRRSPTKQPPDGSETVQSMLDAYFPELMASFAASLCADVLLFPLETVLHRLHIQGTRTIIDNTDLGFEVLPINTQYEGMRDCINVIRREEGALGFYKGFGSIVVQYSLHAAVLQITKVIYSTLLQNA, via the exons ATGACATCTCGGCGACCGGACAGCTTCGATGGCTTAGGttacagaggaagggaggatcCTGCCTACAGCGGGGGCTACACTGGAAGGTCATTTAACAATTCATCTAGTGTTGACCTCCAGCAGTGGGTAACAACGCCTCCAGATATTCCAGGTAGTCGAAACTTGCATTTCGGTGACCGCACGCCACAGTCAGAGACGGTCCCTGCGGGACCCGGAGGAGGTGCTGAAGATACTCAGCCGTCGGCCCCTCCAGCCG AGCAATTGAACAGATTTGCAGGGTTTGGGATTGGACTGGCCAG tctctttACAGAAAATGTGCTGGCTCACCCCTGCATTGTGTTTCGTCGGCAGTGCCAG GTTAACTACCACGCCCGGTGCTATCATCTGTCTCCACTGACCGCCATGAGCGTCATGTACAATGTCACCAAGACCCAG GGTCCTAAGGCTTTGTGGAAAGGGATGGGCAGCACCTTTGTGGTCCAGGGCGTCACTCTCGGCACAGAAGGGATTATAAGTGAATGCACTCCTTTACCACG GGAATTGTCTCACAAATGGAACCCAAAACAAGTTGTTGGGCATTTGGTCCTCAAAGG ATTGACCTATGTAGTTGCCATGCCGTTCTACTCCGCAAGTCTCATTGAAACAGTCCAG AGCGAGATAATCCGGGACAACCCAGGCATTCTGGACTGTGTGAAGGAGGGCGTGGGTCGTGTGATGGGCATGGGCATCCCCCACAGCAAGCGCCTACTGCCCCTCTGGGCGCTCATTTTCCCCACTGTCCTTCACGGAGTCCTCCACTACATAGTCAGCTCCTCCGTCCAGAAGctggtcctcttcctcctgcgcCGGCGTAGTCCCACCAAGCAGCCGCCTGACGGCTCGGAAACGGTGCAGAGCATGCTGGACGCCTACTTTCCCGAACTCATGGCCAGCTTTGCGGCCAGCCTCTGCGCCGacgtcctcctcttccccctggaGACGGTGCTCCACAGGTTGCACATCCAGGGAACGCGCACCATCATCGACAACACTGACCTGGGCTTCGAGGTCCTGCCCATCAACACGCAGTATGAGGGCATGAGAGACTGCATCAACGTGATCCGCCGTGAGGAGGGGGCCCTGGGCTTTTACAAAGGCTTTGGCTCCATCGTGGTGCAGTATTCCCTGCACGCTGCCGTGCTGCAGATCACCAAGGTGATCTACTCCACCTTGCTGCAGAACgcgtga
- the wdr36 gene encoding WD repeat-containing protein 36 — protein MAEGSKKGSVIFSSFRALGLYSNHLSHVVRFHKKHREFYVVTAVGNCFHTYNVKKLGIVAVSNALPEDISCLAADRMLVYVANGKKVTAFARNKEVVHTFIGHGADVHLLLPFGDHVISVDRDNAVIIWDVESEEEYLQISFDKACFEVSAVMHPSTYLNKILFGCSQGGLQLWNIKSNKLLYTFPGWDSAVTVLQQSPAVDVVGVGLSSGQIVLHNIKFDESLMKFQQDWGPVTAISFRTDGHPVMAAGSPVGHIGLWDLEEKKLVCQMRDAHSTAIAGLTFLHGEPLLLTNGADNAIRVWIFDTAGGGGRLLRSRLGHSAPPSKIRHYGQTGHHILSAGQDGTLQSFSTVHERFNKSLGQGSINKKSSKKKGLRYDELKLPAITAFASESARQSDWDGIVACHQGYLVSTTWNYHKSSMGSHKLEPDRFNKNRALSVHATAVDITSCGNFAVVGLSSGHVDVYNMQSGLHRGHYGEEKAHDGPVRGVCVDGLNQLTVSVGADRLIKIWKFKSKKLVHCMSLSSSPATIDLHRDSGMLAIALDDFTLNVLDMETQRIVRKFSGHRGQVNDMAFSPDGRWLFSAAMDCTIRTWDLPSGCLVDCFLVDSAAVSLTMSPTGDFLASSHVDNLGIYLWSNNTLCSLVSLRPLPTDYQPTVVMLPGTCPSQDDEAEEQETGSSEMIEYVSPAQLDEQLVTLSLLPDSRWKNLLHLDVIKRRNKPKEPPKVPQAAPFFIPTIPGLVAQFALPDGSNQNQQTKVVNFGVLAQKSRFYLQLESAVVSNNYEAPISLLKEMGPSGIDTEFRGLGPDMGGDVSVLRGFLGMVASMLDSHRDFDLAQAYLALFLKLHLRVLSQNQELTEEASRVSAKLEETWTSMQTLFNQSLCLLAYTKSALL, from the exons ATGGCAGAGGGTAGTAAAAAAGGAAGTGTAATATTCTCAAGCTTCAGGGCTTTGGGATTATATTCGAATCACCTCTCACACGTGGTTCGCTTCCACAAGAAACACCGGGAGTTTTACGTTGTGACAGCTGTGGGAAACTGTTTTCACACGTACAAT GTCAAAAAACTTGGAATCGTTGCTGTCA GTAATGCCCTTCCAGAAGACATATCATGCTTGGCAGCTGACCGAATGCTGGTTTATGTGGCCAATGGGAAGAAAGTGACAGCCTTTGCAAGGAACAAAGAG GTGGTTCATACCTTCATCGGCCACGGTGCTGACGTGCACCTGCTGCTTCCATTTGGCGACCATGTGATCTCCGTCGACCGAGACAACGCAGTCATAATCTGGGACGTGGAGTCAGAGG AGGAGTACTTGCAGATATCATTTGACAAGGCCTGCTTTGAGGTGTCAGCAGTCATGCACCCCAGCACCTACCTAAACAAGATCCTGTTTGGCTGCAGCCAAGGAGGCCTTCAGCTCTggaacatcaaatcaaa TAAGCTCCTGTACACGTTTCCTGGGTGGGACTCGGCAGTCACCGTTCTACAGCAG AGCCCGGCAGTAGATGTGGTCGGCGTGGGCCTCTCCTCCGGACAGATCGTCCTCCACAACATCAAGTTTGACGAGTCCCTGATGAAGTTCCAGCAGGACTGGGGCCCAGTCACAGCCATCTCTTTCAGAACAG ATGGCCACCCTGTAATGGCGGCGGGGAGCCCAGTGGGGCACATCGGCCTGTGggacctggaggagaagaagctGGTGTGTCAGATGAGGGACGCCCACAGCACAGCCATCGCTGGGCTGACCTTCCTGCATGGCGAGCCCCTGTTGCTGACCAATGGGGCTGACAATGCCATAAGG GTGTGGATCTTTGACAcggcgggaggaggaggtcgGCTGCTCCGGAGTCGCTTGGGACACAGCGCCCCGCCCTCGAAGATCCGGCACTACGGACAGACAGGCCACCACATCCTCAGTGCAG GTCAGGATGGAACTTTACAGTCCTTCTCCACGGTCCATGAGAGATTCAACAAGAGCCTGGGCCAAG GTTCCATCAACAAGAAGTCGTCCAAGAAGAAAGGTCTGAGGTACGATGAACTGAAGCTCCCTGCAATCACCGCCTTCGCCTCAG AGAGCGCCCGTCAGAGCGACTGGGACGGCATCGTGGCCTGCCATCAGGGCTACCTCGTCAGCACCACCTGGAACTACCACAAGTCGTCCATGGGGTCGCACAAGCTGGAGCCTGACCGCTTCAACAAGAACCGTGCCCTCAGCGTCCACGCCACG GCTGTGGACATCACGTCGTGTGGTAACTTTGCGGTGGTGGGCCTGTCCTCTGGCCATGTGGATGTCTACAACATGCAGTCAGGGCTCCACAGGGGACACtatggagaggagaagg cccatgATGGACCggtgcgaggtgtgtgtgtggacggacTCAACCAGCTGACAGTCAGTGTCGGCGCAGACCGACTCATCAAGATCTGGAAGTTTAAGTCTAAGAAGCTGGTCCACTGCATGAGCCTGTCATCCTCGCCCGCAACCATAGATCTACACAGAGACAG CGGTATGCTAGCCATCGCTCTAGATGACTTCACACTCAACGTCCTGGACATGGAGACCCAAAGGATAGTCAGGAAGTTCTCTGGCCATCGAGGACAAGTCAACGACATG gcCTTTAGCCCAGATGGACGCTGGCTGTTCTCAGCAGCCATGGACTGTACCATTAGGACCTGGGACCTCCCCTCAGGCTG CCTGGTGGACTGTTTCTTGGTAGACTCTGCAGCGGTCAGCCTCACCATGTCACCCACGGGGGACTTTCTGGCCTCGTCACATGTGGACAACCTTGGGATATACCTGTG GTCCAACAACACGTTGTGCAGCCTGGTGTCGCTGCGCCCCCTACCTACAGATTATCAACCTACAGTCGTCATGCTGCCAGGAACCTGCCCCAGCCAAG ATGATGAGGCAGAGGAACAAGAGACGGGCAGCTCCGAAATGATCGAGTACGTCTCTCCCGCTCAGCTGGACGAGCAGCTGGTCACCCTGTCTCTGCTGCCCGACTCCCGCTGGAAGAACCTGCTTCACCTGGATGTCATCAAG AGACGGAACAAGCCCAAGGAGCCTCCTAAAGTACCCCAGGCTGCTCCATTCTTCATCCCCACCATCCCAGGGCTGGTGGCCCAGTTTGCTCTTCCAGACGGCTCGAACCAGAACCAGCAG ACTAAAGTGGTTAATTTCGGAGTGTTGGCTCAGAAGTCCCGATTCTACCTTCAACTAGAGTCTGCTGTGGTCAGCAACAACT aTGAGGCCCCCATCAGCCTGCTGAAGGAGATGGGCCCCTCAGGGATTGACACAGAGTTCCGGGGCCTGGGCCCAGACATGGGCGGGGACGTGTCCGTCCTCCGGGGCTTCCTGGGGATGGTGGCCAGCATGCTGGACTCCCACAGGGACTTTGACCTGGCCCAGGCCTACCTGGCACTCTTCCTCAAG CTCCATCTCCGGGTTCTCTCCCAGAACCAGGAGCTGACGGAGGAGGCCTCCAGGGTGTCTGCCAAACTGGAGGAGACCTGGACCTCCATGCAGACCCTCTTCAACCAGAGTCTCTGTCTGCTAGCCTACACCAAGAGTGCCCTGCTCTGA
- the tmem232 gene encoding transmembrane protein 232: MPITNVPVVRRLAIISLTHKADLQKRLLSERGKIRTTKHFTTVRNPFEITEQFITKYNLSYGSDEQEKYVELAKQLLIRSQRRAGLKCMGEGDNVELPLAWTELLLLGVCLGKIQNDSLDSLLMSLDHAPVQAQHIPSLFYLAESVLYWVCSDTAQKPSLYTCEVKMLRLGYLVFLRLFLFHISGNLTQYQRSKSHLHSFLKALFQCQPSYEPYPNILFYVDFMLHTGEIICAIGQTEKDAGLARPGSQEYTVNQVLWHCLLSWYCVHNNVSQLSQVTRHLVQLTEELHSDNWVDCGLGLMVLGEAAKSSKYCLQILMRLYFKSQPDVAQPSASPEGRSSRPEGNWPWQLKHIYTTVLADICLHSTKAEVQRRALKGDPSPPHGCCDTDGLLAVLLSAGIDDWRLRYSAVQALACVWRGLGQAPLQEGLRNSAWVALQGQLTRETDPRVRDAPRVLEAEMNLPQNVFLSEGGRAQPPPPAGVGSVVYGHMISWRLACALSHACLTPSALQLQPCPWPQSKPAPSTSTRHTREASSQPATPKPTAPPGMTHKTYTSTSREGGQDSRQSKKQIDFNTRTSDDLMKVVEDQWQKELHIKMSEEEELEKEEEEKKREGEKERFKEMMRRRMEKVKKETRPYELSGVHQSEM, translated from the exons ATGCCAATAACCAACGTCCCAGTTGTTCGTCGATTAGCCATAATATCCCTAACACATAAAGCGGATTTACAGAAGAGACTTCTTTCAGAAAGAGGAAAAATCCGgacaacaaaacattttacGACTGTCAG AAACCCATTTGAAATTACCGAGCAGTTTATCACAAAATACAATCTTTCCTATGGCTCTGATGAGCAGGAGAAGTATGTCGAGCTGGCCAAACAACTTCTGATCCGCAGCCAG CGCAGAGCAGGACTGAAATGtatgggagagggagacaatgTGGAGCTTCCCTTGGCATGGACAGAGCTCCTCTTGCTTGGTGTGTGCCTTGGGAAAATTCAAAATG ATTCTTTGGATTCGTTGCTGATGTCCCTCGATCATGCCCCAGTACAAGCACAACACATCCCTTCACTTTTCTACCTGGCCGAGTCTGTTCTTTACTGGGTCTGTTCAGACACCGCCCAGAAGCCCAGCCTCTACACCTGTGAGGTGAAGATGCTCAGG tTAGGCTATCTGGTCTTTTTAAGGCTATTTCTCTTCCACATCTCTGGAAACCTTACACAGTATCAAAGGAGCAAATCCCACCTTCACAGTTTtttaaaag CTCTCTTTCAGTGCCAGCCCAGCTATGAACCATACCCCAACATCTTGTTTTACGTGGACTTCATGTTGCATACAGGCGAGATCATCTGTGCAATTGGACAAACTGAAAAGGATGCAGGACTG GCTCGCCCAGGCTCCCAGGAGTACACCGTGAACCAGGTGCTTTGGCATTGTCTGCTCAGCTGGTACTGTGTGCACAACAATGTCAGCCAGCTCTCCCAGGTGACCCGTCACCTCGTCCAGCTCACAGAGGAGCTCCACAGTGACAACTG GGTGGACTGTGGCCTGGGTCTGATGGTGCTGGGTGAAGCAGCCAAATCCAGCAAGTATTGTCTCCAGATTCTGATGAGGCTCTACTTCAAATCACAACCAGACGTGGCACAGCCATCCGCTTCACCG GAGGGCAGGTCGTCGAGGCCCGAGGGGAACTGGCCCTGGCAGTTGAAACACATATATACCACTGTGCTAGCAGACATCTGCCTGCACAGCACCAAGGCCGAGGTACAGAGAAGGGCTCTGAAGGGagatccctctcctcctcacggATGCTGCGACACAGATGGGCTGCTTGCCGTCCTGCTCAGCG CTGGCATAGACGACTGGCGGCTGCGCTACAGTGCCGTCCAGGCCCTGGCATGCGTATGGCGAGGACTTGGCCAGGCACCGCTCCAGGAGGGGCTGAGGAACTCAGCGTGGGTCGCCTTGCAGGGGCAGCTCACCCGGGAAACTGACCCCCGGGTCCGGGACGCGCCCAGGGTCCTAGAG GCTGAGATGAATCTCCCACAGAACGTCTTCCTGAGTGAGGGGGGAAGAGCTCAGCCCCCGCCCCCTGCTGGGGTGGGCTCTGTGGTCTACGGTCACATGATCTCCTGGAGGCTGGCCTGCGCCCTCTCCCATGCCTGCCTGACCCCATCCGCTTTGCAGCTCCAGCCTTGCCCCTGGCCTCAAAGTAAAcctgccccctccacctccaccaggcACACACGGGAGGCTTCCTCTCAGCCCGCAACCCCAAAACCGACAGCCCCTCCTGGGATGACCCACAAGACATATACCTCCACATCCAGGGAGGGTGGACAAGACTCCAG ACAAAGTAAGAAACAGATCGACTTCAACACGCGGACTAGTGATGATCTGATGAAGGTTGTCGAGGACCAG TGGCAAAAAGAACTTCATATCAAAatgtcagaggaggaggagcttgaaaaggaagaagaggagaaaaaacgagagggagagaaggagaggttcaAAGAGATGATGAGAAGACGAATGGAGAAGGTGAAGAAGGAAACCAGACCATATGAGCTGTCTGGGGTTCACCAGTCAGAAATGTAA